CGGCCCGGGAGAAGACACCCTCACTGAGCGTGCTGTCCAGGTAGACGACCCCGCGCAGCTCGCCACGGGTGTGCATGGGCACGGCGATGGCGCTGCGAAGATGATCGAGGAAGGCCGGCTGATCCCAGCGCGCGCCCTCGCGGGTGGTGCTGACCAGCAGAGGGCGCTGGGTGGCGCAGACCTGGTCGATGATACCCCGGGCCCAGTTCTTAAGGGGGTCGGGGAGGTCGGCGCTGGCCGCGGCCTTTGGGGAGGAGCCCGATGGTCGGGCGGAGCGTGCGGCCTGGAGCTGCGGGCTCTCCTGGTCGATCTGGAAAAAGTAGCCACGCTCGGCCCCGAAGATGGCGATGAGCTCGTCGAGCACCTGGTGAAGTTTGGTGTCGGGGTTGCCGACCTCGCTCAAGATCTGGTGGATGCGCAACAGGGCGTCAAACTGCTGCTGCATGCGCGAGGTCATCGTATCGCTGCTGGTCAGCGATGAGGCCGTATGCAGCTCGGAGCCGTGGCGATCGGCCAGGCGAAGCTCGTCGGCGAAGTCGGCGCGGATGGCGCGTGCGCGCCCGCTCCAGCCCTGACTCTGGGCCAGGTGGAGGGCCTGATGCACGTAGCGCAGGAGCACATCGAGGGTCTCCGGCGCATCGCTCAGGCGGCGCTGATGGCGGGTGCGGGCCAGGGCGGCCTTGTGGCGCGCCACCTCAAAATGCACCAGGGGCATGTCGGCGCGATCGGCGTGGGCAAGCGCCTGGTTGTGCAGCGCCTCAACATCCTTCAACTCGCCGCTCAAGTCAGCGATACGCGCCTTAAAGAGGGCGACGTAGGCTTTGAACATCGAGGTGGTGGCCCCGGGTTCAAGCTCCGCCAGCGCCGCGCGTGCCTGGCCCAGATCGACCGGAGCGCCGCGGCGGCGGGTGCGCTCAGCGCGCTCGATCATGATCCAGGCTTTGCACACATAGAAGTAGCGCAGGTAGTAGCTGACGTTGGGAGTGGGCATCGGCAGCGACTCAAAGCCGCGGATGTGGCGGTCGGCCTCCTCGTCGAGCTGGCCACTCTCCAGGCAGTAGAGGAGCAGGCGCTGGTGAATCTCGGCGTGGTAGTAGAGCTTTTGCTGATTCTCGATGAAGTAGCGCTCGGCGTTGGCGGCGTAGCGCTCCAGGTTCTCGGTCTGACCGATGGCCAGCTCCGCGCTCATCGCCAGAGACTGAAGCGGCGTGAGCACAAACTGCCGCTCGGCGACCTCATCGCCCAGCCGGCTCTTGAGCTCACGCATGACGTCGCTCAGTACGGTGGTGGCGCGGCGGTGGTGGCCGCGCAGGATGTAGTTCTCGGCCAGGGTGAGCGTGCCGTTGCTCAGCTCCCAGCCCTCCAGCCACTGGCCCTGCTCCAGGAGCGTCTCGCGCAGCTTCGCGCAGGCCGCCAGGGGCTCATTGAGCATGTCGAGGCAGAAGGCGGTGAACCAGCCGACCATCGCGCGCACGCTGCGATCACCGGCCTGCTCGCAGGCCACTTCGGCGCGGGCGAGGTAGAGGTCGCTGAGCTTTTTCTGACCGAGGATGGCCGCGATGAAGGCCAGCATCGCCAGGGTTCGCGCCAGGTAGCGAGCGTCGCCCAGGCGCGTGGCGATGTCGTGCTGACGCAACGCCGACTGCAGCATCAGCTCGTCTTCAAACGTGAAGTAGGCCACGCGCGAGAGGTAGTCGTAGAGGTCTTTAAGCACGCGCAGGCGGCGCTCTTCGGCCGGGGTGAGCGGGCTGTCGAAGATGCGTCGGGCCAGGGAGAGGGTGCCGATAAGCTCGCTGCGGGCGAAGCGGCGCAGGCTGCTGGCCAGATCGGCGGGGTGGAGCGTGGGAAAGTGCTCGTCGATCTCAGCAAACGCGCCCCGAAGCTCCTCGGTGGCGCGGCGCAGCTCAAGGTTGGTGACGCTGACTGCGCTGAGCGCCCCGCGCAGGTGGGCGCGCTCAACGGGGTCATTGCTGTGCGTGATGGCGCGGCCCAGGTGGTGGCGCGAGAGCTCCAGCTGGCCGGTGCGCGCGGCGATATGCCCCAGGTCACGGTCAAGCTCCACGGCGATCGGCAACCCCCGCTGCTCGGCGATGCGGGCGGCCTGCGTGAGGAACGCCAGGGCACCGGCGTAATCAAAGCCGTGCTGCGCCAGGCGGCCGGCCTGGTGGTTCACCTCCACAGCGCGGTGTGGGTCGGTATGAGCCTGCCCCAGGGCATAGTGGCGGGCCAGGTCGAAGTCGCGGGCGCGGCTGCCGGTGTTGCGATCGAGGATGGTGGCCACGCGCTGGTGGCGGAGCGCGCGCTCCTCCGGGCTGAGCCGCTCCAGAAGGCTCTCGCGCAGCGATTCATGAACAAGCGCCAGGCCCGACTCACCCGTCTCACGCAAAAGCCCGGCGTACGTGGCCTGGGTGAGGGCCTCGTCGAGCGCCTGGTGGTCGATGTCGGCGCAGGCGGCCACATCTCCCGGGTCGACCAGCCCGCCAAAGAGCGCGATCCAGGCGAGCAAATCGCGGGTCTGCGCGCTGACATGATCGAGCTGAAAGTGCATCAGATCGCTTAGGTCTGAGGGCAGCGTGAGGGTCTCGGCCGCTTCCAGATCCAGGCTCCAGCGTCCCCAGGAGGGGCGCAGGATGGCGGCGTCGAGCATCGCCCGCAAAAAGGACTCGATGGCGTAGGCGTTGCCGTGGCTCAGCTCAATGACGCGCTCGATCAGGCGCGGGTCGACCTCCGAATCACCCAGGCGGGCGCGCACAAAGGCGTCGACCTCGCGGGGCTCCAGACGGTTGAGGGTCACGCGGGCGGCCAGGGTTCGGCGCATCGCCGAGGCGATGTGTCCGGCACGAAGCGCGGTGTCGCCGCGGCGGTCAAAGCCCAGCAGGAGCATCAAGGGGGCGTCGTGGCTGGAATGTTCAAGGCGTTCGAGCACGCGCATGGTGGCGTCGTCGACAAGGTGGGCGTTGTCGACGCTGACCAGAAGCGCGCCCAGGATTCGGGCGAACTCGGCCAGGGTTGCGGCGACCGCGTCGTAGACGACGTCGGAGCGGTCGGACTCGGTGGAGGGAGTGGGCTCGACGTTGGCTCGGAGCTCGGAGTGCTGGCGAGCGTCCACGTCTTCGTGAAGCAGGTTCGCCAGGCCGGGCAGCGCGCGGTGCAGGGCATCAACCTTGCCGCTGAGGCGGCGTTGCAGCGTCTCGCGAAGCCCGTCCGTATCGGAGATATCGGCGCTCAGGCGTGCGTAAAGTGGCTCTACCAGGCGCTGCAGCGCGGCGAAGGGGTGCGGCTCCTGAAGTTGAGCGCTCGTGCTCAGCGCGAGCGCGCCTTCGGCGCGCGCGCGCATCTCCAGCTCGCGCATCAGCCGCGTTTTGCCGCTTCCCGACGGCCCGTCGATCATCGCCAGGGCGGTGTGCCCACCCCGGGCGCGATCCCAGACCTCGAGCAGCTGCTGAAGCTCGGCGCGTCGCCCGATCAGCCGGCGATGCCCCGCTCGGGGCGTCGCCGCCTCAATCGTCCGTGTGCTCTGCTCGCCACGGTGTCGGTCGATATGCTCGACCAGCGCGCGCGCCGAGCCAAAGCGATCGTCGGGGTCTTTGGCCAGCAGTCGCCGGATCAGCGCGCTGAGCGTCTCACTGAGCTCGGCGCGCGTTTCTCGAACATCAGGAATGGGGGCGGTGGCGTGCTGGCGCAGCACCTCACGACGATCGCGGCCCTCGTAGGGCGGTCGACCCGTGGCGCAGAAATGCAGCACCGCCCCCAGCGCGTAGAGATCGGAGCGGGCGTCGACCAGGCGGTTGAGCATCCCTCCCTGCTCCGGCGCCATAAATCGCAGCGTGCCTTCGAGGCGCTGGGCATCATCCGCGCTGGCCTCGGCAGCAAGCCCGAAGTCGATCAGCCGCGCTCGGCCCGTGGCGTCGAGCAGAATATTGGCCGGGTGGATGTCGCGGTGCAGCAGCCCGTTCTCATGGACCTGCGCCAGCGCGTCG
The nucleotide sequence above comes from Lujinxingia vulgaris. Encoded proteins:
- a CDS encoding BREX system ATP-binding domain-containing protein translates to MTKSSTSVSGSFPGVRVRKEIGRGAESIVYLASRGVETVAVKTSREPGQLLDEERRRRFLREGCLLGALTHRALPRIFEVGQVEKTPYIILEHVNGETLARVVADSVLEEEVIWRVAREVADALAQVHENGLLHRDIHPANILLDATGRARLIDFGLAAEASADDAQRLEGTLRFMAPEQGGMLNRLVDARSDLYALGAVLHFCATGRPPYEGRDRREVLRQHATAPIPDVRETRAELSETLSALIRRLLAKDPDDRFGSARALVEHIDRHRGEQSTRTIEAATPRAGHRRLIGRRAELQQLLEVWDRARGGHTALAMIDGPSGSGKTRLMRELEMRARAEGALALSTSAQLQEPHPFAALQRLVEPLYARLSADISDTDGLRETLQRRLSGKVDALHRALPGLANLLHEDVDARQHSELRANVEPTPSTESDRSDVVYDAVAATLAEFARILGALLVSVDNAHLVDDATMRVLERLEHSSHDAPLMLLLGFDRRGDTALRAGHIASAMRRTLAARVTLNRLEPREVDAFVRARLGDSEVDPRLIERVIELSHGNAYAIESFLRAMLDAAILRPSWGRWSLDLEAAETLTLPSDLSDLMHFQLDHVSAQTRDLLAWIALFGGLVDPGDVAACADIDHQALDEALTQATYAGLLRETGESGLALVHESLRESLLERLSPEERALRHQRVATILDRNTGSRARDFDLARHYALGQAHTDPHRAVEVNHQAGRLAQHGFDYAGALAFLTQAARIAEQRGLPIAVELDRDLGHIAARTGQLELSRHHLGRAITHSNDPVERAHLRGALSAVSVTNLELRRATEELRGAFAEIDEHFPTLHPADLASSLRRFARSELIGTLSLARRIFDSPLTPAEERRLRVLKDLYDYLSRVAYFTFEDELMLQSALRQHDIATRLGDARYLARTLAMLAFIAAILGQKKLSDLYLARAEVACEQAGDRSVRAMVGWFTAFCLDMLNEPLAACAKLRETLLEQGQWLEGWELSNGTLTLAENYILRGHHRRATTVLSDVMRELKSRLGDEVAERQFVLTPLQSLAMSAELAIGQTENLERYAANAERYFIENQQKLYYHAEIHQRLLLYCLESGQLDEEADRHIRGFESLPMPTPNVSYYLRYFYVCKAWIMIERAERTRRRGAPVDLGQARAALAELEPGATTSMFKAYVALFKARIADLSGELKDVEALHNQALAHADRADMPLVHFEVARHKAALARTRHQRRLSDAPETLDVLLRYVHQALHLAQSQGWSGRARAIRADFADELRLADRHGSELHTASSLTSSDTMTSRMQQQFDALLRIHQILSEVGNPDTKLHQVLDELIAIFGAERGYFFQIDQESPQLQAARSARPSGSSPKAAASADLPDPLKNWARGIIDQVCATQRPLLVSTTREGARWDQPAFLDHLRSAIAVPMHTRGELRGVVYLDSTLSEGVFSRADIRTLQSLTNSLSMLLEAARTSSLEVEVARASEKSASLLEHATSAVQLGLAIISADASLISASPTLYAMAEPWGSIARFWREAWAACDWQSAPDHRVAGRTLKTALADLRTPEGHRQIFEITNTGEAPELSEHTDHQVLLIRDVTASVIAGEELKLLNVELKLASEEAMSANRAKSVFLASMSHELRTPLNAIIGYSEMILEERSAEEEPELVEDITRIQLAGKHLLRLVSDILDISKIEAGHVTLAPGEFKLPALVGELERAVAPLLNDNANTLHIGPIPELTLFNDELRLHQLLLNLLSNAAKFTEGGDVFFDVAVDEKAGRLEFAIRDTGIGMDEAALARVFEAFYQAGQHSISRHGGTGLGLTIVRRFCDLMGGTIDVHSSPGEGTTFMVSLPQRIAQAETA